The nucleotide sequence GCGCCGACTACGACAGCACCGTCGGCGCCATGAACCGCTACCGCGAAGCCAACAACGGCAACCAGCCAGGCGACCCGGCGCGCGCCGCGAAGGCCGTCATCGACGTGGCCCGGCTCGACGACCCGCCGCTGCGGCTGCTCCTCGGGGCGGGTGCGGTGGAGAGCGCGCGGATGTCGGCGGCGACCCGGGCGGCCGAGATCGAGGAGTGGGCCGAGGTCGGCAACTCGGCGGACTTCCCGCAGGACGCGGCCGACAGCTGACGGCGCGGCTGGTGTCCCGCGGCGGACGCACGGCGCTGCGGGGGTCCCGTACCGGCACTTCTGTCCGGTACGGGACCCCCGCCCGCGTTACCCGAGCCTGCGCGGCTGGAGCGTCGTCGCGTACGTGCCGCCGCTCGCCAGCAGCTCATGATGGCTGCCCGCCTCGACGATGCGGCCCTGGTCCATCACCACGATGCGGTCGGCGTTCTGGATGGTGGAGAGCCGGTGGGCCACCACGAACACGGTCCGGCCCCGGACCAGCCGGGTCAGCGCGTCCTGGATCAGTCCCTCCGACCGGTTGTCGAGCGCGGACGTCGCCTCGTCCAGCACCAGGATCCTGGGGTCCCTGATCAGCGCCCTCGCGATGGCCAGCCGCTGCTTCTGGCCGCCGGAGAGCCGCGCGCCGCGCTGCCCCACCACCGTGTCGATCCCGTCGGGCAGCCTGCGCACGAACTCCATCGCGTTGGCCGCCTCCAGGGCCTCGCGCAAGGCGGTTTCGTCGGCGCCGCCCTCCAGGCCGTACGTCACGTTCTCCCTGATCGTCCCCTCGAAGAGGATCGACTCCTGCGGCACGACGGACAGGAAACGCCGGTAGGTGCGCAGATCCAGGGCCGCCATGTCCGAGCCGTCCAGCAGGATGCGGCCCTCGGTCGGCCGGATGAAGCCGATCAGCAGATTGAGGATCGTGGACTTCCCCGCACCCGACGCACCGACCAGCGCCACGGTCTCGCCCGGCCGCACGGTCAGCTCGAAGTCCCGTACGGACGGCTCGGCGGCCTCCGGGTAGCGGAAGCCCATCCCCTGGAAGTCGATCCGGCCGCCGACCTCGGCGACGGACGTCTTACCTTCGTTGCTCTCCAGGTCGGGCGCCTGCAGCACCTCACCGATCGAACGCACCGACTCCAGGCCCTTGGAGATGATCGGGGTCAGATTCATCAGTGTCATCAGCGAAGCGGTCAGCGCGGTGAAGAAGCTGCTGATCATCACCACGTCGCCGGCCGATATGGAGAGCCAGCCGTAGTAGGCGACGAGCGCCGAACCGGTGAGACAGGCGACCGCCATGGTGTTGAGCAGGATCCAGGAGAGCGACCCGAAGCGGCCGTTGAGCACGTCGAGCCGGAACCCGGTGGTCAGCACCCGCTCCAGCGTGTTGTCCACGCGATGCAGGGCAGTGCGCTCCAGGCCGTGCGCGCGGGTGATCGGGATGAGTGTGGTCATCTCGCCGACCCGTGACGACAGCCGTTCGATCTCCAGCCGGAACTCCTCGTTGTTGCTGCGGATGCGCGAGCGCAGTCTGCGCACCAGCAGCGCTGCCAGCGGTACGACGACGAGGAACACCGGCAGCACGATGGGGGTGCGGAAGCCGATCACGACGAGCCCGCCGAGCAGCGTCATGATGGCGCCGAGCCCCAGGTCGGCGCTCTGCTGGGTCATCGTCTCCACCGCCTCGACGTCCCGTACGACCTTGGTCTGCAGAACGCCGGCGCTGACCCGGGCGTGATACCCGATGGACAGGTACTGCATCCGCCGGCACAGCGCCGAGCGCAGTTCCCTGCCCATCCTGCGGATGCTGGCGCTCATCAGGCGCGAGTAGAGGACGGCGAGCGGAAAGTTCAGGACGAGGACGAAGACGAGGGCCCCGGCGTTGTACCAGAGCTCGGCGACCGGCTTGTGGTCCACGACCACGTCGATGATGTTCGCCGTGATCAGCGGCAGCAGCCAGACCGGTATGTGCTTCACGGAGAAGACGGCCACGGCGAGCAACAGCCTGCGGCGGTCGGGACGGAAGAGATAGGCGAGAGTCCGGAGCGGATGCTCCCCGGAGTAGTGGTGGTCCAGCGGGCTGGAACGCGGGGTGCAATCGGGTTTATGCATGGGGAGCGAAGTCCTCTTTCGGAAGCGATGACACGCGCTCGACGTGCAGACAGGCAGTCTCCTCCGTACGGACCCCGGCGGAAAGCGGTTTCGGGCCGCGCTCGACAGGTGACACCGGACAAACGATGAGAAGCTGGGCGCATGGCTGATGGGGGCGCAGGACCGGCTGCCGTGTCCCTGCCGGACGACTGGCCCGCCCATCCGGACTTGAGCCTCGCGCTCAACCGCATGGGCAGTTTCGACTGGGATTACGACAGCGGTCTGCTGCACCTGGACCCGTCGGCGCTGGAAGTCCTCGGCCTGCCCGCCGAGAGCTACGACAGCCGCCCCCAGACCGTCACGGACCAGATCCCGCCCTACGAGGCGGCCCGCCTCGAAGCACACATCAACCGGTCGATCCGCGACCACGAGGACTCCTACGGCGCGTACTACCGGATCCGCGACGCCAGAGGCGCGCTGCGCTGGATCCACGCCCAGGCACACATCAAGTACGACGGCGAGCAGCCGCTGCGGATCATCGGCATCGTGCGCGGCGCCGACGAGGAGCTGGCCGAGGCGGCCGCGCGCAACGAGCTGGACGAGGGGCGCCGCAGACTCACCGACGTGGTGGAGGGGACGACGGCCCTGCTGGCGAGTGCCGGCACGGTCAAGGAGGTCATGGGCGTCCTGCGGGACGAGGACGCGCTCGGCCACCTGGGAGCGGTGAACGTGATCCTCGGGGTGCTGGAGGGCGGCCGGCTCATGCTCTCCACCGAGGGGCGCGCCGACCAGTACGACCCCCAGCTCGAATCCACCAAGGTCGAGGCACCGCTGCCGATAAGCGAGGCGGTCCGCACCGAGCGGCCGATCTTCGTCTCGTCCCGGCAGGAGTACCGCACGCGCTACCCGGAGCTCTGGCCCGTCATCGAACCGCTGCGGGTCGGCTCCGGCGCGTATCTGCCGCTGATCGCCCAGGGCCGGACGATCGGCGCGCTGGCGCTGCTCTACCCGGAGCGCGGCGAGTTCCGCGACGAGGAACGCAATCTGCTGGTCACGCTCGGCAGCAGCATCGCGCAGAGCCTCCAGCGCGCCATGCTCTTCGAACAGGAACACGACCTCGCCGAGGGGCTTCAGCAGGCGATGCTGCCCCGGTACATCCCGAACGTCCCCGGGGCGCGCGTCGCCGTCCGCTACCGCTCCGCGCGGCTCGGCAGGAACGTCGGCGGTGACTGGTACGACGTGATCCCGCTGCCGGGCGGCCAGGTGGGCGTGACGATCGGTGACGTACAGGGACACGACACCGATGCCTCGGTGGTCATGGGACAGCTGCGGATGGTGCTCTGGGCATACGCGGCCGAGGGCCACCCGCCGGCCACCGCGATGGCCCGCACCTCGACGTTCCTGAACGAGCTGGACACCGACCGCTTCGCCACCTGCACCTACGTCCAGGTGGACATGACGACGGGTCAGCTGCGGATCGTACGGGCGGGCCACCTCGACGCCCTGCTGCGCCGCGCCGACGGATCCAGCGAGTGGATCGCGGCGGCCGGCGGACTGCCGCTCGGTCTCTCGGCGGACTTCGCCGGTCCCGGCGGCATCAACTACCCGGTGACCAGCGGGGTGCTGGGCCCCGGCGAGACGCTGCTGCTGTGCACCGACGGTCTGGTGGAACTGCCGGGCATCGATCTGGGCAACCGGCTCGAAGTGCTCCGGCAGACGGTCAGCTCGGGGCCGTCCGACATCGAGGAACTGGCCGATCTGCTCGGGCATGTGGTGGGGGACCAGGGCGGCAGCGACGACGTGGCCATGGTGCTGCTGCAACGCGACGGCGCGGGTGCGCCCGAGCGGATCAGGACCTGGTGAAGCGGCCGCCCCCCTTTTTTTGAGGCTCGGTTCGCCTCCGGGGCGCTGCAAGCCACTGCCCCCCTTTTTTAGGGGCTCGGTTCGCCTCCGGGGCGCCTTATGCCACTGTCGACGGTCGACCGTGCTCGGTCCGCTCGTCCCTCGCGGGCCTGCGCGCGCTCTCCCTTTCGACAGCGGCGCGCCCCTTCGGCTCACTCGCCACGTGATGGGGGCGGGCCGGGACGGTCAACGCGGCGCTTTGAGCCTCCGTGGACGGTCGACCGTCCACGCCCCGCTCGTTCCTCGCGGGCCTGTGCGCGCTCTCTCTCGACAGCGGCGCGCCCCTTCGGCTCACTTGCCGGCGAATCGCAGGTGTGACGGCCGCTCGGTCCCGCTTCGGGCCGATACGGTCGAACCGTGTCACGGCCTGTTCGCCCCGACTTTCCCCTGGCCCCCTGGCCCATCGGTGTGCGCACCGCGATGCTTGCCGCCGACAGCGCTTGCTAGGCCATCCGCATCTGGTCTGGCCTAGGGGCGTAACCCAGCTCATTCCAGGAGAACTTGTGGGCCCAGGCATTGCCGGCAGGTCCGCCGTGCTGTTCGCGGCGGTGACCGCCCTGACGGCGGGGGCCATTTCCCCGTCCTTCGCCGATTCCGACCCCGACCCCCGTCCCTATTCGTCCGCCGAGGTACTGCGCCCCGTGGCGCCGCCGCCCGCGAGTGCCGCCGGCGGAGCGCCGAGAGCGGTCGCCGACGGCGACGGCATCGAAACGGCGCGCAGCTCGCGGCCGGTCGCCCCCGGCATCCGGCTCAGCTCGTACGACCGGCTCGAATCCGACAAGTGGCTGCGGGTCGACGCGCTCGACGTGAACCTCGAAGGCACCGGTGCGCGGGCCGACTACCTCTCGTCGGGCGCGGTCTCGGACCGCCGTACGGTCTCCGAACTCGCCGCGCGGCACAACGCCGGCCGGGGCCGGCGGACCGTCGCGGCGATCAACGCGGACTTCTTCGACATCAACCAGACGGGCGCGCCCGAGGGCCCCGGCGTCCAGGACGGCGCACTCGTCCAGTCGCCGGCCCCCGGTGCGAACCAGGCCGTCGGCCTCGGCCCGGGCGCTGCGGGGCGCATCCTGCGGCTCTACTTCGACGGCACCCTGACCCTGCCGTCGGGCCGGCTCCCGCTCGCCGGCTACAACGCGGCCAACGTGCCCGCCGGCGGCATCGGCGCGTACACGCAAGGGTGGGGGCAGGCCGACCGGGCGCTGACCGTGGACACCGCGACGCCCGTGGCCGAGGCGTTCGTACGGGACGGCGAGGTCGTGTCCGTGACCGGTGAGCCGGGCTCGGGGCCGATCGCGGACGGCACCACCGTCCTCGTCGGCCGCGAGGCGGGCGCCCAGGCGCTCGCCGCCCTGCGGCCCGGCGATCCGGTCTCGCTCGCCTACCGGCCGCGCACCGACAGCGGACCCGTACCCCGCACCGCGGTCGGCGGCCGTGAACTGCTCGTCGTGGACGGCGCGGCGCAGAGCCACGAGGGCGAGGGCAACAACACGGCGGCGCCCCGCACCGCCGTCGGGTTCTCCCGCGACGGCAGCACGATGCAGGTGCTCACCGTGGACGGGCGGCAGGCCGACAGCGCGGGGGTCACCCTCACCGAACTCGGCCTGATGATGAAGAAGGCCGGTTCGTACAGCGCGATCAACCTCGACGGCGGCGGCTCGTCCACCCTCGTCGCCCGTGAACCGGGCAGTGACGCCCTGCGGTTGGAGAACAGCCCGTCGGACGGGAGCGAGCGGACCGTACCCAACGGCCTCGCCCTCACGGCCCCGGACGGCAGCGGCCGGCTGAAGGGCTTCTGGGTCGGGACCGCCACCCCGGCCGGGGACGCGCCGACCGTCGACCCCGTCGCGGGCGGCCACCCCGAGCGGGTCTTCCCCGGGCTGTCCCGGCAGCTCACGGCCGCCGGGTACGACGAGACGTACGGACCGGCGGCCGGTGTCCCGCGCTGGGACACCGGCCGCTCCACGGTGGGCCGGGTCGACAGCCACGGTGTGTTCACCGCGCGGTCCGGCGGTACGACCGAGGTGCGTGCCGAGCGCGGACAGGCGCACGGCAGCACGGAGTTGACGGTGCTGGACAAGCTCGCCCGGATCCGGCCGACCACCCAGCGGGTCGGCCTCGCCGACGCCTCGGCGACCGGCACCTTCGGCATCGTCGGGCTCGACGCGCACGGCACCAGCGCGCCGGTCGAACCCCGTGACGTACGCCTGGACTACGACCGCTCGCTGTTCACCGTGAGCGACGACGGCGCGGGCTCGTTCACCGTCAAGTCCGTGACGGGCAGCGGCGCCGGGCAGATCACCGCGACGGCCGGCGGTGCGACGACCGTGCTCGCCGTCAGCGTCGGCCTCGACGAGCAGCCGGTGTCCGGCTTCGACGACGCGGCGTCCTGGACGTTCAGCCAGGCCAGGGCGAGCGGTTCGGTGGCGGCGGCGCCGGAGAGCCATACCGGCACCGGGCTCACGCTCTCCTACGACTTCACCCGGTCCACCGCGACCCGGGCCGCCTACGCGAGCCCGCCGCAGCAGATCGCCGTACCCGGCCAGCCGCAGTCCTTCAAGCTCTGGATCAAGGGCGACGGCCACGGCGCCTGGCCCACCCTGCATCTGAAGGACGCGGCAGGCACCGACCAGCTGCTGCGGGGCCCCTACATCACCTGGACCGGCTGGCAGCAGGTGACGTTCGCCGTGCCGCCGGGGGCGGCGACGCCGCTGAGTGTGTACCGCTTCTATCTCGCCGAGACCGCGGCAACCGCCCAGTACACCGGGGAGATCCAGATCGACGATCTGACGGCGCAGCTGCCGCCGACCGTCGACCTGCCCGAACAGCCGCGTGTCCCTGACCCGTTGATCGACTCCGCGGCGGGTACCGAGGCCAGGGACTGGCAGTTCGCCGTGATGTCCGACGCGCAGTTCGTCGCCCGCGACCCGGACAGCGCCATCGTGGCGCAGGCCCGGCGCACCCTGCGCGAGATCAAAGCCGCCCGGCCGGACTTCCTCGTGATCGACGGTGACCTGGTGGACGAGGGCTCGCCGGAGGATCTGGCCTTCGCCAGGAAGGTACTGACCGAGGAGCTGGGCGACTCGCTGCCCTGGTACTACGTGCCGGGCAACCACGAGGTGATGGGCGGCTCCGTCGCCAACTTCACGGCCGAATTCGGCCCGGCCCACCGGGTGTTCGACCACGCCGGGACCCGTTTCGTCACCCTCGACACCTCCAGCCTGACCCTGCGGGGCGGCGGCTTCGACCAGATCGCGGAGCTGCGGGCCCAACTGGACGCGGCGGCCCGGGACAACAGCGTCGGCTCGGTGATGCTGATCGAGCACGTACCGCCGCGTGACCCCACCGTGCAGAAGGCCAGCGAGCTGGGCGACCGGAAGGAGGCGGCCCTGGTCGAGCAGTGGCTGGCCGACTTCCGCAGGACGACGGGCAAGGGCGCGGGTCTGATCGGCGGCCATGTCGGTGTGTTCGACGCCTCGCACGTCGACGGGGTGCCGTATCTGATCAACGGCAACTCGGGCAAGGCGCCGTCGGCCCCGGTGGACGAGGGCGGCTTCACCGGCTGGTCGCTGGTCGGGGTGGACCACGTCTCGCGCGGCGAGCAGGCGGCGGCGCGGCTGTCCCCGTGGAAGGGCGGCCCTGACTGGGTCTCCGTCCAGACCCGTGCCCACACCGACGCGCTGGCACTGGACGCACCGCAGAGCCTCGCTCCCGGCGGGACGGCGCGGGTCGCGGCGACGGTCACTCAGGGCAGCAGGCAGGTGCCGGTCGCCTTCCCGATGAGCGCGGACTGGACCGGATCGCCGAATCTGCTCGTGGGCGACCGGTCGGCAGCCGCCCGTCGGCATACGGCGGTCTTCGACCCGGTGAGCGGCACCCTGACCGCGCTACGGCCGGGCACGGTCACGCTGGCCGTCACGGTCGACGGCGTGACCCGGCAGGCCCGCGTCCGGATCGCGGCGTCGGCGACGGGCGAGGTGGCACGGAGACCGGCCGCCTGAGCCGCGGTTCGCCACGGGCACCGTACGACGCGACCCGCTCGCGCCGTGCGGTGTCCGAGGAGTACCGGAGCCGCCTGGTGCGTTTGGTCCTACGCCCACATCTCCTGAACTCCACTGCCTACGGTGTGTCCATGAACAGACGTCCCCGCAGTGTGTCGAGCGCTCTCTGTCCGGAGGTGACCGTGCCGGGCGGCCTGGGAGGGGCGCTGGATCGCGAGGCGGCTCGCCGCGGGGACGGCGCCGAGCCGATGGATCCGGTTGAGGGGTTCGATCCCGCGGTCGCCGCTTGCTGCGCGCGTGGAGAGGCGCGGTTCGCTGTCTACGCGACCAACACCGACGAACGCGAGTTCCGTATCGAGATCTCCACACGCTCCGGCTGGCGGTGGGGTGCTTTCGGCAGCACCGATGACCTCGCCGTGGTCGCCGCCATTTTGCACGCCTGGCGTGACGGCGCGTCCACCGCCGAATTGCGAAGCGAGTGGACGTTGCTCGCGGCGACCCCGCTGGAGGCGGCACCCCCGGGAAGGGTGGTGTCGACGGCGTGGCGGCTGACCCTGGAACGCTCGCCGGTGATCAGGCTGGGCAACGCCGAACTGGCCGAGGCCCTGTATGCGCAGCCGGCCCTGCGCGTGTTCTTCCCGTTCCCGTCGCACGGCGGGTTCAGCCTGCTCAGCAATACCGAGGACCCGTTCCGCGAGGAGGTTCCGCGGGTGACTCCGACGGTGGACGGACGGTGGAACCGTGTCCTGACGCCACTGCGGATACCGGAACGGGTGCTCGGCAGCCGCCTCACCGCTCGCGAGGCCGCGGCACTGGTGGCCGCGAACATCCCCGCCGGCGCCGGCCCGGCCGTCGAGGGAGGGTGGCCGGGCGGCAGTACGGCCTGACCCGCGCCCGCGCGAATCTGACCCACCGACCGGCCTTCGTCACCCCGTGGCCCTTTCGCCGGGCAGCGCCGTCGGGAACGCCGTCGCCGTCAGCCGCTCCGACAGCGTCCACACCTCCCGGGCCAGCGCGTGGTCCTGTGCGACGACGCTGCGTCCGACGAGGGTCGGGCGGCCGCGCTGCTCGCCGCGCCCGTCGGGGCCGACGTACCCGGCGCCCGGGATCTCCTGTGTCGCGGCGAACAGCGCCGGCAGCGCGCCGTCCGGTCCGCTCTGTGCCATCAGCCGGCCGAGCGTCGCGGCCACGAGTGACATGGCGGGGCCCAGATGGCGGTTGAGGCCGGTGGTGGCGGCGCCGGGGTGGGCGGCCACCGCGAGCAGCGGGGAACCGGCCTCCGTCAGCCGTCGCTGCAACTCCAGTGTGAAGAGCAGATTGGCGAGCTTCGACTGTCCGTAGGCGGCGGACGCGCGGTAGGGGCGGTGCTCCCAGTTCGGGTCGTCGAGGTCGAAGGTCGCCCCCTTGTGCGCGTTCGAAGCGACGGTGACCACGCGGTCGGTGAGCTGGGACAGCAGCAGATTCGTCAGCGCGAAATGGCCCAGATGGTTGGTGCCCAGCTGGAGTTCGAAGCCGTCGGCGGTCCTGCGCAGCGGCACGTTGGCGACGCCCGCGTTGTTGACGAGGATGTCGACCGGGCGGTCCCACGCCGTCGCGAACCGGCGGACCGAGGCGAGGTCGGCGAGATCGAGGGAGCGCACCTCGGTGCTGCCGTCGATCTCGGCGCTCGCCCGCAGCGCGGCGTCGACACCTCGCACGGCCAGGACGACATGGGCGCCGGCGCCCGCGAAGGCGCGCGCGGTCTCCAGTCCGAGCCCGCCGCCGGCGCCGGTGACGATCACGGTACGTCCGGTCTGCGGCGGCAGATCGGCCAGATGCCAGGGAGTGTGTGCCGTAGTGCTCATGTCTCCAATGTAGGCAATGAAAACATTGTAGTCAACGACAACATCGCGATAGGGTCTCCACGTGACCTCCCCTCGGCCCTACCACCACGGCGACCTGCGCACCGCTCTGCTGCGCCAGGCGGAGCAGACATTGGCCGCCCACGGCGTCGAGGGGCTTTCGCTGCGCGAACTCGCCCGTGACGTGGGAGTCAGCCACGGCGCGCCGCGCCGGCACTTCGCCGACAAGAGGGCCCTGCTGGACGCCCTCGCCGAAGAGGGCTATGACCGGCTCGGCCGGCGGCTGGACGCGGCGCTCGCCGGGGCGACGGGCGACATCACGGCGCGGCTGGTCACGTTCGCGCAGGCGTATGTGACCTTCGCCGTGGAGCACCGGGCGCTCATCGGGCTGATGCACACGCCCAAGGACGGCTGGGACGAGCGGCTGCGGGCCGCCAACGACCGTGCCTTCGCCGCGCCGGTCGCGCTGCTCGCCGAGGCGCGGGAGCGGGGGGACATCGACGCCGACACCACCGGCCGGGTCGACATGACGGTCCTCGCCGTGCTCCAGGGGCTGACGGTGCTCGTCGCCACCGGCACGGCGGGCGACAGGCCGCTCGACACACTGGTGTCGGACACGGTCCGTACGCTGGTCGAGGGTCTTCGCCCGCGCTGAGCCGCCCGACGCCCGAACGGCCCCGCCCGGCGGCTGCTAGAGCGGTGGCAGCCGCAGTGGGCCGCTTCCGATGTCACGGATCACCCGGAAGCCCCCGACAGGATGTCCTTCCGGGTCCGCCGTGACGGCGACCGCGTGATCGCCCATGCAGAGCCGGCCGTCCGCCCTCGGCCCGTCGCAGAACAGCACGTACCCCCTCAGCCGGTCGACCGTGCCGGGCTCCAGCTGCCAGATGCCGTGGTACGTGCTGACCTCGGCGCGCGGATACGTACGGCGCAGCCGGTCGCCGACCTCCCTCTGGACCGTGTCGCCGAACGCCTTCTCGTACGTGTACGGCCGGGTGATCACTGCCGTGCCCGAGTCCGGGTCGACCTCGCCGTCCCGTACCGGGTAGGTCGCCGTGTAATAAGGGCGCTTCGACAGCGCGGTGAGCAGTTTGCCGTCGGTCAGCCGCATCATCGTCGGCCAGGACGGGTGCCCTGCGGGCAGCCGCGCGGCGACCGCCGGGGACACCAGGTGCACCGACACCGACGTCACCGCTGTCGCGCCGCCGTTCTCGTCCCGGCCGGGTGCCCAGGCCCGTACGCAGGCGCCTGCCTCGGCGAGCACCCGGGTCACGGTGCTGCCGGTCGGCGAAGCGGCGACCCAGACCCGGCCGAGGCCCGGGTCCACGGCGAGCGCCGGATACCCGCACGCGGCGAACGACGACGTGATCCGGCGCAGCGCCACGGCCTGCGCCCTGCCCTCCTCGACCGCCCGGTCCAGCGCGCCGGCGCAGTCCTTTCCCTCGCAGCTCCCGGCGTGCGCGTCGATCCGCAGCCGGACCACCGCGTCGGGGTCGTCGGCCACGGCGAAACTCACCTCGGACCCCGCCGCCTGCGGAAACAGCGTCCGCACCGCGACCACGTCCAGGACGCCCGGATACCGGCGGTCCGCGAGTTCGGCGGCGTGCCTGCGGTCGCCCCCGGTGCCCAGCACGCCGCATCCGCCGACCAGCAGGGCCAGCGTGAGCGCGCCCAGCCGCGCCCCCACCCGCCGTCCCCGGTGCGACCTCGCCCCTGATCCCCCCATGGTGCCCGCCCCTCCCCGCCGCCCCCGGCTCTCGTCCGTCGTGACGATAGAAGGCGGCAGGGGCGGTGCGGATGAGTACGACTACTCAACAACGCCCGCCGTCGAGCGCCCGAGGAAGGTGAGCGGCCCCGGGTCGGGCACCGGAATCACCTGGAACCCCAGCCGGTCGTAGAAGGCGCGGGCGGCGGTGTTGGCGCTCACCATCGACAGATGGACGGCGCCCACCCCCTTGTCGTGGAGGGCGCGCAGGAACGCGTTCATCAGTGCGCGGCCGTGACCCTTGCGCTGCCAGTCAGGCAGCAGATCGATGTGCAGGTGCGCGGGGTAGCCGGCCAGCTCGGGCAGGATCATCCGCTCGGGCGTGTGCAGCAGGACCGCCATCTCCTCGCTCGGCGTGGAGGGCGCACCGGCGGGCCGTGGGTAGCGGTCGGCCACCGTCGGCAGCCAGCGCTCGCGGAAGGCGCCGACGAAGGCGGTGGTGTCCGCCGTCCCGAGGACATAGCCGACGGCCCGGCCACCGCCGTCGTCCAGCACGAAGGTCAGGTCGGGTTCGAGCACCGCGTACGGCGCGGCGAAGATGCTCGGCATCAGATCCGGGTCCGGATAGAGGTGCCGGGAGTCGCCGCCTTCGTGAGCGGTGCGTACGCAGATGTCGTGGAGCGCTGCCCGGTCGGTGGGCCGGTAGGCCCTGACCGTGGCTGAGGTGATGGGCATGCCAGGCATCGTGCCCGAACCGGGAGCGCTCCCACAACTGTGTTCCGCCCCTTGTCAGGCGACGGCGGGCACCCGGTCGAGGAAGCCGAGCACACTGACGATCCGGCCGTCGGCGGCCAGCGTGACGACGTCGGAGCCCGCCACCGGCGCCGCGCCGTCGGCGAGCGAGACCAGCTCCCAGCTGAAGCGCGCCGTGTCGTGATGGCCGTCCACGGCGCCGGTCAGCCGGAACGCGTGACCGGGGAACTGCGCCTGCGCCCCGCCGATCAGCTCGGCGATGGGGCCGTGGCCGGTGACCTCGGCGAGCGGGTCGACGTATCCGCCGTCCTCGTGCCACGCGGCACCCACCGCCGTGGCGCGCGCCGCATCGGACGTCGCGTTCCAGGCCTCGAAGTAGCGGGCGACGGCGGTCTCGTAACGGTTAACCGACATGGAAATCAGCCTCCAACGGCATCGATAAGGGATGGCGGATCGGATCACCGGGGATCGG is from Streptomyces sp. NBC_00370 and encodes:
- a CDS encoding GNAT family N-acetyltransferase; this encodes MPITSATVRAYRPTDRAALHDICVRTAHEGGDSRHLYPDPDLMPSIFAAPYAVLEPDLTFVLDDGGGRAVGYVLGTADTTAFVGAFRERWLPTVADRYPRPAGAPSTPSEEMAVLLHTPERMILPELAGYPAHLHIDLLPDWQRKGHGRALMNAFLRALHDKGVGAVHLSMVSANTAARAFYDRLGFQVIPVPDPGPLTFLGRSTAGVVE
- a CDS encoding SCO7460 family lipoprotein → MGGSGARSHRGRRVGARLGALTLALLVGGCGVLGTGGDRRHAAELADRRYPGVLDVVAVRTLFPQAAGSEVSFAVADDPDAVVRLRIDAHAGSCEGKDCAGALDRAVEEGRAQAVALRRITSSFAACGYPALAVDPGLGRVWVAASPTGSTVTRVLAEAGACVRAWAPGRDENGGATAVTSVSVHLVSPAVAARLPAGHPSWPTMMRLTDGKLLTALSKRPYYTATYPVRDGEVDPDSGTAVITRPYTYEKAFGDTVQREVGDRLRRTYPRAEVSTYHGIWQLEPGTVDRLRGYVLFCDGPRADGRLCMGDHAVAVTADPEGHPVGGFRVIRDIGSGPLRLPPL
- a CDS encoding nuclear transport factor 2 family protein — encoded protein: MSVNRYETAVARYFEAWNATSDAARATAVGAAWHEDGGYVDPLAEVTGHGPIAELIGGAQAQFPGHAFRLTGAVDGHHDTARFSWELVSLADGAAPVAGSDVVTLAADGRIVSVLGFLDRVPAVA
- a CDS encoding TetR/AcrR family transcriptional regulator, with the translated sequence MTSPRPYHHGDLRTALLRQAEQTLAAHGVEGLSLRELARDVGVSHGAPRRHFADKRALLDALAEEGYDRLGRRLDAALAGATGDITARLVTFAQAYVTFAVEHRALIGLMHTPKDGWDERLRAANDRAFAAPVALLAEARERGDIDADTTGRVDMTVLAVLQGLTVLVATGTAGDRPLDTLVSDTVRTLVEGLRPR